Proteins encoded within one genomic window of Flavobacterium oreochromis:
- a CDS encoding energy transducer TonB, whose translation MDPPPENGIAINFGTTEMGKGEEQPENKITSSPQPKTVVSSRVTQEENILNNEMSDAPVIKKTTVKKEIIEEKEEPKRPSKTTDDVLSSLINGPKITGDKGSHGDDNTSGDKGDPTGSRYANSFYGSGTGVGGSGWGLKGRSLASKSRKVQDCNESGRVVVQVIVNRGGQVVLANYVKGTTNTHPCLVNPALEAAKAFKWYADQQAPERQIGFIVFNFEIGQ comes from the coding sequence ATGGATCCACCCCCAGAAAATGGGATAGCAATTAATTTTGGTACTACTGAAATGGGAAAAGGAGAAGAACAACCAGAAAATAAAATAACCTCTTCACCACAACCAAAAACAGTAGTATCTTCTAGAGTAACTCAAGAAGAAAATATTTTAAATAACGAAATGAGTGATGCTCCTGTTATAAAAAAAACAACAGTTAAAAAAGAAATTATAGAAGAAAAAGAAGAACCTAAACGACCAAGTAAAACCACAGATGATGTTTTATCTAGTTTGATTAATGGTCCTAAAATAACAGGTGATAAAGGATCACATGGCGATGATAATACTTCTGGTGATAAAGGAGATCCAACAGGAAGCAGATATGCAAACTCATTTTATGGATCAGGTACAGGAGTAGGAGGATCAGGTTGGGGATTAAAAGGGAGAAGTTTAGCCTCTAAATCTAGAAAAGTACAAGATTGTAATGAAAGTGGAAGAGTAGTTGTGCAAGTGATAGTAAATAGAGGAGGGCAGGTTGTTTTAGCTAATTATGTAAAAGGAACAACTAATACACATCCTTGTTTGGTTAATCCAGCTTTAGAGGCTGCAAAAGCATTCAAGTGGTATGCAGATCAACAGGCTCCGGAGAGACAAATAGGTTTTATAGTTTTTAATTTTGAAATAGGACAATAA
- a CDS encoding MotA/TolQ/ExbB proton channel family protein, protein MSIFLQVDSLATNVSKINQENVPVEKTLSVWALLTSGGLVGQIIMLSLFVMLFFALYLYFERLMAINKASKIDDKFMLLIKDHITNSRLDAAKLLCVATDSPVARLIEKGISRIGNRLEDINTAIENAGKLEVYKLEKNVSMLATLSGAGPMTGFLGTVVGMVMAFHKMASGGGQIEVGMLAEGIYTAMMTTVVGLIVGLIAYVGYNHLVVKTDKVVHQMELNAVEFLDLLNER, encoded by the coding sequence ATGAGTATATTTCTTCAAGTGGATTCACTTGCCACAAATGTTAGCAAAATTAATCAAGAAAATGTACCAGTAGAAAAAACGTTATCTGTATGGGCATTATTGACTTCAGGAGGATTAGTTGGTCAAATCATCATGTTGTCTTTATTTGTTATGTTGTTTTTTGCATTGTATTTGTATTTTGAACGACTTATGGCAATTAATAAAGCATCAAAAATAGATGATAAATTCATGTTGTTAATTAAAGATCATATTACAAATAGTAGATTAGATGCAGCTAAATTATTATGTGTTGCTACAGATTCACCAGTTGCCCGATTAATAGAAAAAGGAATTTCACGAATTGGAAATCGCTTAGAAGATATTAATACAGCCATAGAAAATGCAGGAAAACTCGAAGTGTATAAATTAGAAAAAAATGTAAGCATGTTAGCTACATTATCAGGAGCAGGTCCTATGACAGGCTTTTTAGGAACAGTTGTAGGAATGGTTATGGCTTTTCATAAAATGGCTAGTGGAGGAGGACAAATAGAAGTAGGAATGTTAGCAGAAGGTATTTACACAGCTATGATGACAACAGTAGTAGGCTTAATAGTAGGTTTAATAGCTTATGTAGGTTATAATCATTTAGTTGTAAAGACAGATAAAGTAGTGCATCAGATGGAATTAAATGCTGTTGAGTTTTTAGATTTGTTAAATGAACGATAG
- a CDS encoding PorP/SprF family type IX secretion system membrane protein, with protein MKNNIYKVYLLLISLTSFAQQDPQYTHYMYNMSVVNPAYATAKQSVLDLGVLYRSQWVGAIGAPKTMTAFAHMPLNKKIEVGVSLITDDVGGGAKKENNFYADFAYILEFENSQRLSFGMKAGFTNLTTNFNGFRLETGNTASDQAFNNNINAFSPNLGVGAYYFTDKYYIGISAPNVLPTKHIEERQGINALGSEELHLFATAGYVFNISDMWKIKPATMAKIVKGAPLSLDISANALYNNRFELGASYRLHDAISGLMAINATKSLKLGYSYDHTLSNLGRFNSGTHEVFLIFNLDLLGRGYDKSPRFF; from the coding sequence ATGAAAAACAATATATATAAAGTCTATTTATTATTAATTAGTCTAACAAGTTTTGCCCAGCAAGACCCTCAATATACACATTATATGTATAATATGAGTGTGGTAAATCCAGCATATGCCACTGCTAAACAATCTGTTTTAGATTTAGGTGTTTTATATCGTTCACAGTGGGTTGGCGCTATTGGCGCTCCTAAGACTATGACGGCTTTTGCTCATATGCCTTTGAATAAAAAAATAGAAGTTGGAGTTTCTTTAATTACAGATGATGTGGGAGGTGGAGCTAAAAAGGAAAATAATTTTTATGCTGATTTTGCTTATATACTTGAGTTTGAAAATAGTCAAAGATTATCATTTGGGATGAAAGCGGGTTTTACAAATCTAACTACTAATTTTAATGGTTTTAGATTGGAAACAGGAAATACAGCTTCTGATCAAGCTTTTAATAATAATATAAATGCTTTTAGTCCCAATTTAGGAGTTGGAGCTTACTATTTTACTGATAAGTATTATATCGGTATTTCAGCGCCTAATGTATTACCCACTAAACACATTGAAGAGCGTCAAGGAATTAATGCTTTAGGATCAGAAGAATTGCATTTGTTTGCTACTGCAGGTTATGTATTTAATATAAGTGATATGTGGAAAATTAAACCAGCTACTATGGCAAAAATAGTGAAAGGAGCCCCATTATCATTAGATATTTCGGCAAATGCTTTATATAATAACCGTTTTGAGCTAGGAGCTTCTTATAGATTACATGATGCTATAAGTGGTTTAATGGCTATCAATGCCACTAAAAGTTTAAAATTAGGTTATTCATATGATCATACATTATCTAATTTAGGACGTTTTAATTCGGGTACACATGAAGTATTCTTAATTTTTAATTTAGATTTATTAGGAAGAGGGTACGATAAATCGCCACGATTCTTTTAA
- a CDS encoding cbb3-type cytochrome c oxidase subunit I: MRNKICLLFILLGLISLILGIFLGLLSSIQYVIPEFIKAIVPFSHLRSMHTVCVIAWIILTGTGGVYYYISKDLPIYSYILLKIHFIIFLGAGILILISYLLGNFGGKEYLEFPPFLIIPILLGWVIFGINYYKTLIKKLDNWPVYYWMWGTGIIFMIYHLLEAYSWLIPSVNSNFIKSLTIQWKAGGSFVGAWNMLIYGTAIYLMSKIKHDDSIGRKFNYFFFYFLGLTNLMFGWAHHIYIVPTERWIRYFAYVISMTEWIVLFNIIYEWKKSVTIDIKKQHLLSYQFLKLTDKWIFLNIILALLVSIPAINLYTHGTHITVAHAMGTTIGINTSILLASVLYIISEFITISNFDIKYIGYKIFDYSLFFFWIILIIAGIYKSYWVQNNGMNSFSTLHQNLLWVYISFSVAGVGLFVGLLLIVIPLIKKINQIIYL, translated from the coding sequence ATGAGAAATAAAATTTGCTTGTTATTTATTTTACTCGGATTAATTTCTTTAATTCTAGGAATTTTCTTGGGACTGTTATCTAGTATTCAATATGTAATACCAGAGTTTATAAAAGCTATTGTTCCCTTTTCACATTTAAGGTCTATGCACACCGTTTGTGTAATAGCTTGGATTATTTTAACAGGAACTGGTGGGGTTTATTATTATATATCAAAAGACTTACCAATTTATTCTTATATACTTTTAAAAATTCACTTTATTATTTTCTTAGGAGCAGGGATTTTAATATTGATTTCTTACTTATTAGGAAATTTTGGTGGAAAAGAATATCTAGAATTTCCTCCTTTTTTAATAATACCTATACTTTTAGGCTGGGTGATTTTTGGAATAAATTACTATAAAACATTAATAAAGAAACTTGATAATTGGCCTGTTTACTATTGGATGTGGGGAACGGGTATAATTTTTATGATTTATCATTTACTAGAGGCCTATTCTTGGCTAATTCCTAGTGTAAATTCTAATTTTATTAAAAGTTTAACTATTCAATGGAAAGCAGGAGGCTCATTTGTAGGAGCTTGGAATATGCTCATTTATGGTACTGCAATATATTTAATGTCTAAGATTAAGCATGATGACTCTATTGGTCGAAAATTTAATTATTTCTTTTTTTACTTTTTAGGGTTGACAAACTTAATGTTTGGTTGGGCGCATCATATTTATATCGTACCCACGGAACGCTGGATAAGATATTTTGCTTATGTAATAAGTATGACCGAATGGATCGTATTATTTAATATTATCTACGAATGGAAAAAATCAGTTACAATAGATATAAAAAAACAACATTTATTATCATATCAATTTTTAAAACTAACAGATAAATGGATTTTTTTGAATATAATACTAGCTCTTTTAGTATCAATTCCAGCTATTAATTTATACACTCACGGAACTCATATAACAGTTGCACATGCTATGGGGACTACCATAGGTATCAATACATCTATATTATTAGCTTCTGTACTTTATATAATATCTGAATTTATTACAATTTCAAATTTTGATATCAAATATATAGGATATAAAATATTTGATTATTCATTATTCTTCTTTTGGATTATATTAATTATAGCAGGTATATACAAATCGTATTGGGTGCAAAATAATGGAATGAATTCTTTTTCTACTTTACATCAAAATTTATTATGGGTTTATATTTCTTTTAGTGTAGCTGGTGTTGGACTCTTTGTTGGACTCTTATTAATAGTGATTCCTCTGATAAAAAAAATAAATCAAATTATCTATTTATAA
- a CDS encoding c-type cytochrome, whose amino-acid sequence MPIKKIYFIFITFLLLAFIKYNYLVYNSKSADKLSKMAERGQQLWQENNCISCHQLYGLGGYLGPDLTNIYSNPNKGENYIKSILNSGIKTMPKFHFTEKEKREIIIFLKEIDKTGIYITNNHLVSKSGWVENYAEK is encoded by the coding sequence ATGCCTATTAAAAAAATATATTTTATATTCATTACTTTTTTACTCTTAGCTTTTATAAAATATAATTATCTTGTTTATAACTCAAAATCAGCAGATAAATTATCAAAAATGGCAGAAAGAGGCCAACAGTTATGGCAAGAAAATAATTGTATAAGTTGTCATCAATTATATGGTTTAGGAGGTTATTTAGGACCTGATTTAACAAATATCTATTCTAATCCTAATAAAGGAGAAAATTATATTAAATCTATTTTGAATAGTGGGATCAAGACAATGCCTAAATTTCATTTTACAGAAAAAGAAAAAAGAGAAATTATAATTTTTCTAAAAGAAATTGATAAAACAGGTATTTATATAACAAATAATCATCTTGTTTCTAAAAGCGGTTGGGTTGAAAATTATGCTGAAAAATGA
- a CDS encoding RrF2 family transcriptional regulator: protein MFSKTCEYGIRATIFIASESVINKKISQKEIADQIDSPMAFTAKILQKLVRKDIVSSSKGSGGGFYIEKNKLKKITLLEIIEALDCDSVIKGCGLGLKDCSEEHPCPFHDKFKDIKSDLLCVFKNTNLEELASGIKIGNTFLKY, encoded by the coding sequence ATGTTTTCTAAAACTTGCGAATACGGAATTAGAGCAACTATTTTTATTGCTTCTGAATCTGTAATTAATAAGAAAATTAGTCAAAAAGAGATAGCAGATCAAATTGATTCTCCGATGGCTTTTACTGCTAAAATTTTGCAAAAGTTAGTTCGTAAAGATATCGTTTCTTCATCTAAAGGTAGTGGGGGAGGATTCTATATAGAAAAGAATAAATTAAAAAAAATTACACTCTTAGAAATTATTGAAGCTTTAGATTGTGATTCTGTAATTAAAGGATGTGGACTAGGATTAAAAGATTGTTCAGAAGAACATCCTTGCCCTTTTCATGACAAGTTTAAAGATATAAAATCCGATCTATTATGTGTTTTTAAAAATACAAACTTAGAAGAGCTAGCGTCTGGAATTAAAATTGGAAATACATTTTTAAAATATTAG
- a CDS encoding OmpA family protein has translation MKRLLYISILLFSSFGFAQENNLERAKKYFNRTYYSEAIPLYEKLVAENRSQEVIQNLGDCYYFINDLKSAQRYYRFLIKHYGKDLSEEYYFRFSESLKATANYAEANQVLIDYYTKRGKSTELALFEKDLKLLENIIAIGERFKIKNLEINTDKSEFGAVIYNDQLVYAAAKNQTGFLDKIYKWNNESYLNLVSVPLSNIHAKDSTVHYFAKELKSPMHEATPVFTADGKTMYFTKNYTKKNGKRAKNSQEISVLHIYRAQLVDGKWDKITSLPINNPNYSTAHPALSPDEKTLYFSSDMPGSKGSFDIYSVEINEGLFGIPKNLGDQINTTRREQFPFVSKDNKLYFSSNGHIGFGALDIYVSNITNENFSKPINVGLPINSGVDDFAFNINSNTKEGFFSTNRKGGKGGDDLYSLSEIKPLIIEDCKQYITGIITDINTALPLEGARLVLYDLIEKKDIEAISTDAYGKFKFTVACEKEYIVKASKEGYLEEKRSLLIQKERNKENDASMKLKSLVKLQEEQTLVEEAKKKAEEEAKEKEKVIAEEKKKEKLKEILAKEKDIVAQKDKLVIKTDPIYFDYDLWYIRRDSKPVLDKVIDLMKKYPDMVVEIGSHTDIRGGKTYNLILSENRATSTKDYFIDRGIDAKRIIAKGYGESQPVIKCPTEESCTEEEHELNRRSEFVIKDL, from the coding sequence ATGAAAAGATTATTATATATATCAATTCTTTTATTTTCATCATTTGGATTTGCCCAAGAAAATAATTTAGAACGAGCAAAAAAATACTTTAATAGAACTTACTATAGTGAAGCAATTCCATTATATGAAAAATTAGTAGCTGAAAATAGATCCCAAGAAGTTATTCAGAATTTAGGAGATTGTTATTATTTTATAAATGATCTTAAAAGTGCACAACGATATTATCGTTTTTTAATTAAACATTATGGAAAAGATCTATCAGAAGAATATTATTTTCGTTTTTCAGAATCATTAAAAGCTACAGCAAATTATGCAGAAGCCAATCAAGTTCTAATAGACTATTATACTAAAAGGGGAAAATCTACAGAGCTAGCTTTATTTGAGAAAGATCTCAAACTATTAGAAAATATTATAGCAATAGGGGAGCGTTTTAAAATAAAAAATTTAGAAATTAATACTGATAAATCAGAGTTTGGTGCAGTTATTTACAATGATCAATTAGTATATGCAGCTGCTAAAAATCAAACAGGTTTTTTAGATAAAATATATAAATGGAATAATGAATCGTATTTAAATTTAGTTTCTGTTCCATTAAGTAATATTCACGCAAAAGATTCTACTGTACATTATTTTGCAAAAGAATTAAAGTCACCAATGCACGAAGCGACACCTGTTTTTACAGCAGATGGAAAGACTATGTATTTTACTAAAAATTACACAAAGAAAAATGGAAAAAGGGCTAAAAATAGCCAAGAGATTTCAGTATTACACATTTATAGAGCTCAATTAGTGGATGGTAAATGGGATAAGATTACTTCACTACCTATTAATAACCCTAATTATTCTACAGCTCATCCAGCTTTAAGTCCAGATGAAAAAACGCTCTATTTTTCATCTGATATGCCAGGTAGTAAAGGCTCTTTTGATATTTATAGTGTTGAAATTAATGAAGGACTATTTGGGATACCAAAAAACTTAGGCGATCAAATAAATACAACTCGTCGTGAGCAATTTCCTTTTGTTTCAAAAGATAATAAATTATATTTTTCTTCTAATGGACATATTGGTTTTGGGGCTTTAGATATTTATGTTTCCAATATTACTAATGAAAATTTTTCTAAACCCATTAATGTCGGTTTGCCTATAAATTCAGGAGTAGATGATTTTGCCTTTAACATTAATTCTAATACAAAAGAAGGATTTTTTTCAACTAATAGAAAAGGAGGAAAAGGAGGTGATGATCTTTATTCGTTATCAGAAATAAAACCTCTTATTATAGAAGATTGTAAACAGTATATTACGGGTATAATTACAGATATAAATACAGCTTTACCATTAGAAGGAGCAAGGCTTGTCTTATACGATTTAATAGAAAAAAAAGATATAGAAGCTATTTCAACAGATGCTTATGGCAAATTTAAATTCACAGTTGCATGTGAAAAAGAATATATAGTAAAAGCTTCAAAAGAAGGCTATCTAGAAGAAAAACGTTCTTTATTAATTCAAAAAGAACGCAATAAAGAAAATGATGCTTCTATGAAATTAAAATCTTTAGTTAAACTTCAAGAAGAACAAACTCTAGTAGAGGAAGCAAAGAAAAAAGCAGAAGAAGAGGCTAAAGAAAAAGAAAAAGTAATAGCGGAAGAGAAGAAGAAAGAAAAATTAAAAGAAATATTAGCAAAAGAAAAAGATATTGTAGCTCAAAAAGATAAATTAGTTATTAAAACAGATCCAATTTATTTTGATTATGATTTATGGTATATTCGTCGTGATTCTAAACCTGTATTAGATAAAGTAATTGATCTGATGAAAAAATACCCGGATATGGTGGTAGAAATTGGTTCACATACTGATATTAGAGGAGGAAAGACCTATAACTTAATTTTATCTGAAAATAGAGCAACTTCTACAAAAGACTATTTTATAGATAGAGGAATAGATGCTAAACGTATTATAGCAAAAGGATATGGAGAAAGTCAGCCTGTTATAAAATGTCCTACTGAAGAATCTTGTACAGAAGAAGAACATGAGTTAAATCGTAGGAGTGAATTTGTTATTAAAGATTTGTAA
- a CDS encoding ExbD/TolR family protein, producing the protein MNLRGRNKVSAEFNMSSMTDIVFLLLIFFMLTSTMVTTNALDLVLPKAKGKTDNNKSISVSIDKDKKYYIDKQAIAENEIEEKLITLLGKENKSVILRVAEGVPIEKAVYVMDIANRNQIKIVLAVRPK; encoded by the coding sequence ATGAATTTAAGAGGGAGAAATAAAGTTTCAGCTGAGTTTAATATGTCTTCTATGACAGATATCGTATTCTTGTTGTTAATTTTCTTTATGTTAACATCTACAATGGTTACGACTAACGCTTTAGATTTGGTTTTGCCAAAAGCAAAAGGAAAAACAGATAATAATAAAAGTATATCAGTCAGTATAGATAAAGATAAAAAATACTATATTGATAAGCAGGCGATTGCTGAAAACGAAATAGAAGAAAAACTAATAACACTGCTCGGTAAAGAAAATAAATCCGTTATACTTCGTGTAGCAGAAGGAGTGCCTATAGAAAAAGCGGTATATGTTATGGATATAGCCAATCGGAATCAGATAAAAATAGTGTTAGCTGTAAGACCTAAATAA
- a CDS encoding DUF6642 family protein, giving the protein MFKNHHIYCLESVIDITEEKPSVILNSLENLAFQYGMTNIYKTFDSIEGFEESISTLLYEDRHFKDYAVIYLVMQGRTNELKIDNYYYSFEEIAEFFEGKLKGKIIHFANTFPLNLEEETFQYFLDVTGAKALSGYVNTIPVLSTQLDNLYFSLTEEIDEVIELAEALFEEQYTLCQTLGFRMYY; this is encoded by the coding sequence ATGTTTAAAAATCACCATATTTATTGCCTAGAATCTGTTATAGATATAACGGAAGAAAAACCAAGTGTTATTCTGAATTCATTGGAAAATTTAGCTTTCCAATACGGGATGACTAATATTTACAAAACCTTTGATAGTATAGAAGGATTTGAAGAAAGTATTAGTACCTTATTATATGAAGATAGACATTTTAAAGATTATGCTGTTATTTATTTAGTCATGCAAGGAAGAACGAATGAACTAAAAATTGATAACTATTATTATAGTTTTGAGGAAATAGCAGAATTTTTTGAAGGAAAATTAAAAGGAAAAATAATTCATTTCGCTAATACATTTCCATTGAACTTAGAGGAAGAAACTTTTCAGTATTTTTTAGATGTTACAGGAGCTAAGGCTCTTTCAGGTTATGTAAATACAATACCTGTCTTGAGTACACAACTTGATAATTTATATTTTTCACTTACAGAAGAAATTGACGAGGTTATTGAGTTAGCTGAAGCCTTGTTTGAAGAGCAATATACCCTTTGTCAAACCCTAGGATTCAGGATGTATTATTAG
- a CDS encoding gliding motility-associated C-terminal domain-containing protein produces MKRFLPILWKIAPTVFLFVFVILPNQTSKAQCAGNDLGVITVCDIANLNSQTIDLFSLLGGNPMRGGVWSDDELSGGLNPVTGILNVQKIRKSGKYTYTYTVSNVSGCVDNTGTVEVTVGNYTGVPGPKGTTCGDDASYNLFRLFDGTGSNIGPQFNGVWVNETNGLGVSSNFFDASSEKLNSPKTYTFSYTVNEITECPASRITAELTVYPPANSGTPLPLSICSNEDFSTYRNLNLFDRLEGEDQGGRWYDDNNTGELTSLTDSFINIEKIYNKFGAGIYSFTYEVYPTNPICFKKTSTFTIKIEDYIDYSKLSFTVTPDKRCIDQVPTTLFNVALSQKPVLMPDGNYTVTYKVSDLNPEEIVVPFKNGVANFNIPNEVFNNPNTYLVTIMKVIYTKTLGICQSNFINQSRAVKINPLPNIENAILTVNEVCQNHNADAIINNASLLENGIYSITYNLTGANTATNQFAKINIIRGLANFIIPNHLLINAGDTEMIITSIINDETGCLKLIDLRTLFKVKPLPIITNLAISVNDVCKDKSVEVVITGLESLQRIKLLYNLSGANNSVNNEVTLDVVSGNAKFILPKNLLLNTGVTTILLTELINLNNTCGLPLSNIIHTFKIYDYPELPIVSDQVFCENENATILNLKPQGSEYIWYNSDLSIVALSNTSMLKTGKYYVSKVNLVTHCETERVPVNVRIDVVDVPILNQKGELFCGLDKPTIYDLSNRTNNPSKIEWRDALVNGSIMSSSTILQEGMTYYGFNTNSIYGCKSKDALVVTVLLTECNVPEDFFIPDGFSPNGDGLNDTFHIPNIEFVYPNYTIEIYNRYGNLLFKGNKDKNWDGKNSASTNLFDAVVPNDVYFYLINFNKDNIPSKQGRLYLNR; encoded by the coding sequence ATGAAGAGATTTTTACCCATTCTTTGGAAAATTGCTCCCACAGTTTTCCTATTCGTGTTTGTAATTCTACCTAATCAAACTTCAAAAGCTCAGTGTGCTGGAAATGATTTAGGAGTTATTACTGTTTGTGATATTGCTAATTTAAATAGTCAAACTATTGATCTATTTTCTTTATTAGGAGGTAATCCTATGAGAGGAGGGGTTTGGTCAGATGATGAATTATCAGGAGGATTAAACCCGGTAACAGGTATCTTGAACGTTCAAAAAATTAGAAAAAGTGGTAAGTATACGTATACTTATACCGTTTCCAATGTTTCTGGATGTGTAGATAACACAGGTACTGTAGAAGTAACGGTAGGAAATTATACAGGTGTTCCGGGTCCAAAAGGAACAACTTGTGGGGATGATGCTTCTTATAATTTGTTTAGACTATTTGATGGAACGGGTTCTAATATAGGACCTCAATTTAACGGTGTTTGGGTTAACGAAACAAATGGTTTAGGAGTTAGCTCTAATTTTTTTGATGCATCATCTGAAAAATTAAATTCACCTAAAACCTACACATTTTCTTATACCGTAAACGAAATAACTGAATGCCCTGCCAGTAGAATTACAGCAGAATTAACAGTCTATCCCCCAGCCAATTCGGGAACTCCTTTACCTCTTAGTATTTGTAGTAATGAAGATTTTTCTACTTATCGTAATTTAAATTTGTTTGATAGGCTAGAAGGAGAGGATCAAGGAGGAAGATGGTATGATGATAATAATACAGGTGAATTGACATCTCTAACAGACTCTTTTATCAATATTGAAAAGATTTATAACAAATTTGGAGCTGGGATTTATTCTTTTACTTATGAAGTGTATCCTACTAATCCAATATGTTTTAAAAAAACATCAACTTTTACAATAAAAATAGAAGATTATATAGATTATTCAAAATTATCATTTACAGTTACTCCTGATAAAAGATGTATAGATCAAGTTCCTACAACTTTGTTTAATGTTGCTTTATCTCAAAAACCTGTTTTAATGCCAGATGGTAATTATACTGTTACCTATAAAGTTTCAGATCTTAATCCTGAAGAAATAGTTGTTCCTTTTAAAAATGGAGTTGCTAATTTTAATATACCTAATGAAGTATTTAATAACCCAAATACTTATTTAGTTACTATTATGAAAGTAATATATACTAAAACGTTAGGAATTTGCCAAAGTAATTTTATAAATCAATCAAGAGCAGTTAAAATTAATCCTTTACCTAATATAGAAAATGCAATTTTAACTGTAAATGAGGTTTGTCAAAATCATAATGCAGATGCTATTATAAATAATGCTTCATTACTAGAAAATGGAATTTATTCTATTACATATAACTTAACAGGGGCTAATACTGCTACTAATCAATTTGCCAAAATTAATATTATAAGAGGACTAGCTAATTTTATAATTCCTAATCATTTATTAATAAATGCTGGAGATACAGAAATGATCATTACTAGTATTATTAATGATGAAACAGGTTGTTTAAAATTAATAGATTTACGAACTCTATTTAAGGTAAAGCCTTTGCCTATCATCACTAATTTAGCCATATCAGTTAATGATGTTTGTAAGGATAAATCTGTAGAAGTAGTTATTACAGGTTTAGAATCGTTACAACGTATAAAATTATTGTATAATCTTAGCGGAGCAAATAATTCCGTAAATAATGAAGTAACATTAGATGTAGTTTCAGGAAATGCAAAATTTATACTTCCTAAAAATTTATTACTTAATACAGGAGTTACAACAATATTATTAACTGAATTAATAAACCTAAATAATACTTGTGGACTTCCTTTGAGTAATATTATACATACTTTTAAAATTTATGATTACCCAGAATTACCCATTGTATCAGATCAAGTTTTTTGTGAAAATGAAAATGCAACCATATTAAATTTAAAACCACAAGGAAGTGAATATATATGGTACAATTCAGATTTATCCATTGTAGCGTTATCTAATACATCTATGTTGAAAACAGGTAAATATTATGTTTCTAAAGTTAATTTAGTAACACACTGTGAGACAGAACGAGTGCCTGTAAATGTAAGGATTGATGTTGTTGATGTGCCTATATTAAATCAAAAAGGAGAACTTTTTTGTGGATTAGATAAACCCACAATTTATGATTTATCTAATAGAACAAATAATCCTTCAAAAATAGAATGGCGTGATGCCTTAGTAAATGGTAGTATAATGAGTTCTTCTACTATATTACAAGAAGGAATGACTTATTATGGATTTAATACGAATTCAATATACGGATGTAAATCAAAAGATGCTTTAGTCGTAACGGTTTTATTAACAGAATGTAATGTTCCTGAAGATTTCTTTATTCCTGATGGTTTTTCTCCTAATGGAGACGGTTTAAATGATACTTTTCATATACCTAATATTGAATTTGTTTACCCTAATTACACTATTGAAATTTATAATAGATATGGTAATTTATTATTCAAAGGGAATAAAGATAAAAATTGGGATGGTAAAAATTCAGCTTCAACTAATTTATTTGATGCTGTAGTACCTAATGACGTGTATTTTTATCTAATTAACTTCAATAAAGATAATATTCCGTCAAAACAAGGACGTTTATATCTGAATCGTTAA